Proteins encoded together in one Magnolia sinica isolate HGM2019 unplaced genomic scaffold, MsV1 ctg198, whole genome shotgun sequence window:
- the LOC131236077 gene encoding anthocyanidin reductase ((2S)-flavan-3-ol-forming)-like, with amino-acid sequence MQGYAVSKTLAEKAAWKFAEENSLDLITIIPGVITGSSITPEVPGSVGFALSLLTANLKSIFSSEKLIKAGFSYNYRMEEMYDESVEYLRAVGLLAN; translated from the exons atGCAGGGATACGCAGTCTCAAAAACCCTAGCGGAAAAGGCCGCATGGAAATTCGCTGAAGAAAACAGCCTCGATCTCATCACCATTATCCCTGGTGTCATCACTGGCTCATCCATAACTCCGGAGGTCCCAGGAAGTGTCGGCTTTGCTCTGTCTTTGCTCACAG CGAATCTCAAGTCGATCTTCTCCTCAGAGAAGCTGATTAAAGCTGGATTTAGCTACAACTATAGGATGGAAGAGATGTACGATGAATCGGTGGAGTACTTGAGGGCCGTTGGATTGTTGGCCAATTGA